From uncultured Bacteroides sp., a single genomic window includes:
- a CDS encoding TonB-dependent receptor has product MTKNLLILLLTIFTFTAQAQNVNVTGKVVDTKDAPLIGVSVLLKGTKVGTSTDLDGNFNLSAKKGQTLVFSYLGMETKEVVIDGKPLAVVLSDNTRSLDEVVVIGYQTIKKADLTGSVSVFKPETMKNTVVTGTVADALASLPGLFVRSSGQPGAEGMVEIRGTSTFGSSAPLYVIDGIAVDGGANRDFNFNDIESIQVLKDASAAAIYGSRAANGVIIVTTKKGKEGKMVIDVSAKTTLQWLPRYNLTDKNQWTELNDMAFRNAGLNPANHYDGNTNWQDETFKTGLIQDYNVGFSGGGSNSNYYISANYQSNSGATIGTNSERYTVRANTSSQRDFGRNVMFRIGENVIVSNYSVDELTSNPIVDVYRMLPTISVYDKTHSGGFGYGDGQRDVTFGTNPIAIENLINITNENLRVRGNAYTELEFFKSLKYRFNFGFESSSDSYMNLRKIGNWTYNQPYDPSSLNRARARSNSMVFDNTLEYNKTFGKHSIAAVVGSSFMNNYYEKVWGTKNDLLMSGDSYFNQLDAALSNPKTGSYRDMQKLFSLFGRVNYSYDDKYLFSATIRRDASSKFGPDYRNGVFPSASAGWRISKEKFFKVNWVNDLKIRANYGVLGSSNIGVWDWVSYINVYPQVIFGKDQHIETGMTQVKLVNQDLKWEELSQMNAGFDATLFDNHLDMSFDYYIKTTKDILTGMQILMSTGNNGGNPMVNAASVRNSGVDLSLTWRDKLGGLNYSVNLNGSYLNNEILKLGYDRQYFTQWDTKSYVGKSIGEWYLIKTDGLFRSEADVLAHTNSKGQLIQPNAKPGDVRYVDYNDDGQITDADRQHCGSTIPKFHLSSTINLEYKGFDLMALLNSSFGNKLFNGPRSAYDRFDDNSNYRADYDPWSATNVNAKDPRPIYGDARNVRGDQDRWLENGNYVRVSQLALGYTFPKSLIGQYFQQIRLFVNAQNLITFTKYTGLDPEFVNTNIWDRGYDGASFPNPKGVTFGAQIKF; this is encoded by the coding sequence ATGACTAAAAATTTATTAATTTTATTACTGACGATATTTACGTTTACGGCGCAAGCACAAAACGTAAATGTTACTGGTAAGGTGGTTGACACAAAAGATGCTCCGCTTATTGGTGTAAGTGTTTTGCTCAAAGGTACTAAGGTAGGTACTTCTACAGATCTTGACGGGAACTTTAATTTGTCTGCGAAAAAAGGACAAACCTTAGTTTTCTCTTATCTTGGAATGGAAACAAAAGAGGTAGTTATTGATGGAAAACCTCTGGCTGTTGTTCTTTCTGACAATACCAGATCACTGGATGAAGTGGTGGTTATTGGTTATCAGACAATCAAGAAAGCTGATCTGACCGGATCTGTGTCTGTCTTTAAACCGGAAACAATGAAAAATACGGTCGTTACAGGAACCGTTGCCGATGCATTAGCTTCTTTACCTGGTCTTTTTGTTCGTTCATCAGGTCAGCCAGGAGCAGAAGGTATGGTTGAAATACGTGGAACGTCAACATTTGGTTCCAGTGCGCCTTTATATGTAATCGATGGTATTGCTGTTGATGGCGGGGCAAACCGGGATTTCAATTTTAATGATATTGAAAGTATCCAGGTTCTGAAAGATGCTTCTGCAGCAGCTATTTATGGTTCACGTGCTGCAAATGGAGTAATTATTGTTACTACAAAAAAAGGAAAAGAGGGTAAAATGGTTATTGATGTTTCTGCAAAAACTACATTGCAATGGCTTCCTCGTTATAATTTGACTGATAAGAATCAATGGACTGAATTGAATGATATGGCTTTTAGGAATGCCGGATTAAATCCTGCAAACCATTATGATGGAAATACAAACTGGCAGGATGAAACATTTAAAACAGGTCTTATACAAGATTATAATGTGGGATTCTCTGGTGGTGGATCAAATAGTAATTACTATATATCTGCTAACTATCAAAGCAACTCTGGTGCAACAATAGGTACAAATAGCGAAAGATATACTGTACGTGCAAATACTTCTTCTCAGCGTGATTTTGGAAGAAATGTAATGTTCAGAATAGGTGAAAATGTAATTGTCAGTAACTATTCGGTTGATGAACTGACAAGCAATCCGATTGTAGATGTTTATCGTATGTTACCTACAATCTCAGTTTATGATAAAACACATTCAGGTGGTTTTGGCTATGGAGACGGTCAACGAGATGTGACCTTCGGAACGAATCCTATTGCGATTGAAAATCTGATAAATATTACCAATGAGAATCTTAGAGTAAGAGGGAATGCTTATACAGAACTGGAATTCTTTAAATCCTTAAAATATCGTTTTAATTTTGGATTTGAAAGTAGCTCTGATTCATACATGAATCTTCGTAAAATAGGTAACTGGACGTATAATCAGCCTTATGATCCTTCTTCGCTTAACAGAGCCAGAGCCAGATCTAATTCTATGGTATTTGATAATACTCTGGAGTATAATAAAACTTTTGGGAAACATAGTATAGCAGCTGTAGTAGGTTCCAGCTTTATGAACAATTATTATGAAAAAGTCTGGGGAACTAAAAATGACTTATTGATGTCTGGTGACAGTTATTTTAATCAGCTGGATGCAGCTTTGAGTAATCCAAAAACTGGTAGTTACAGGGATATGCAAAAACTGTTTTCTTTATTTGGACGAGTAAATTATTCTTATGATGATAAATATCTTTTTAGTGCTACCATTCGTAGAGATGCATCATCTAAATTTGGTCCGGATTATCGTAATGGTGTATTCCCTTCAGCATCTGCAGGCTGGAGAATCAGCAAAGAAAAATTCTTTAAAGTAAATTGGGTAAATGACTTGAAGATCCGTGCAAATTACGGTGTGTTGGGTAGTTCTAACATAGGCGTTTGGGACTGGGTTTCATATATTAATGTTTATCCTCAGGTTATATTTGGTAAAGATCAGCATATTGAAACCGGTATGACCCAGGTAAAATTAGTAAATCAAGATTTAAAGTGGGAAGAACTATCCCAAATGAATGCAGGTTTTGATGCTACTTTATTTGATAATCATCTGGATATGTCGTTTGACTATTATATTAAAACAACAAAAGATATTCTTACAGGAATGCAGATATTGATGTCTACAGGTAATAATGGAGGAAATCCAATGGTAAATGCAGCTTCTGTACGTAACTCCGGCGTTGATTTGTCTCTTACCTGGAGAGATAAATTGGGTGGCCTGAATTATAGCGTAAACCTAAATGGCTCTTATCTGAATAATGAAATTTTAAAACTGGGATATGATCGTCAATATTTTACACAATGGGATACTAAATCTTATGTAGGAAAATCTATTGGAGAGTGGTATTTAATAAAAACAGATGGCCTTTTCAGATCTGAAGCTGACGTGCTGGCTCATACAAACAGCAAAGGACAGTTGATTCAACCTAATGCCAAACCTGGTGATGTGCGTTATGTAGATTATAATGATGATGGACAGATAACAGATGCTGACAGGCAACATTGCGGTTCTACTATTCCTAAATTTCATTTGAGTTCTACTATAAACCTTGAATATAAAGGATTTGATTTAATGGCACTGCTAAATAGTTCTTTTGGAAATAAATTATTTAATGGACCAAGAAGTGCGTATGACAGGTTTGATGATAATTCTAATTATCGTGCAGATTATGATCCATGGAGCGCAACAAACGTTAATGCGAAAGATCCCCGCCCTATATATGGTGATGCGCGTAACGTAAGAGGAGATCAGGATCGTTGGCTCGAAAATGGAAACTATGTACGTGTAAGTCAACTGGCTTTGGGATATACATTCCCCAAATCTCTAATAGGTCAGTATTTTCAACAAATCAGACTATTTGTTAATGCTCAGAATTTGATTACATTTACTAAATACACAGGACTTGATCCTGAGTTTGTTAATACAAATATTTGGGATCGTGGTTATGATGGAGCGTCTTTCCCAAATCCGAAGGGTGTGACATTTGGTGCACAGATTAAATTCTAA
- a CDS encoding RagB/SusD family nutrient uptake outer membrane protein has protein sequence MKKIFYLFIISALMSACDVDVDNPNTLTTATYWKTETDAANGVNAIYNMFYKPGTYSRWIWFRLDLTSDEGGSSSPWAELKEWTQFKYNNYNFWEGNAWTYRDCYEAIYRANQVISNVPSIEFSDENVKKNLLGQAYFLRGLYYYNLALLWGSGNASLPIVLEPSKPGDKPQGHTETEVYDQSISDLTEAVNSLPESWNDSGKGRATKGAALAFRAKCYMQQHKWSEAKADLSWLVTGGGKQYYDLVGFENNFTKDNENNAESVFEIQFSDVHKAPAGDGDFDVDPNLGLNRGQFFAPPGVGWTDGELRPWLVTEFKKEKDLNGNFDIRLKYSAFYEGMNKDFANNNKIYRYDLNGANANIWNEPNWKGRVFFRKYGSDYYRDYEDYYNPTNIRLIRYADVLLMYAECLANLPEGDLNEAIAIVDRIRARVNMPKLAVNHPDAVMNKANFLKRLQMERSLELCSEGQRWADIKRWGLVDNASGIEELKQRDPDFNNFVIGRHRCLPIPSDEINNNSNLTQNPNY, from the coding sequence ATGAAAAAAATATTTTATTTATTTATCATCAGCGCTTTAATGAGTGCTTGTGATGTAGATGTTGATAATCCCAATACGCTTACTACAGCAACTTATTGGAAAACAGAAACCGATGCTGCAAATGGCGTAAATGCGATTTATAATATGTTTTATAAACCAGGAACTTATAGCCGATGGATATGGTTCAGGCTTGATCTTACTTCTGATGAGGGTGGCAGTTCGAGCCCTTGGGCAGAATTGAAAGAATGGACCCAGTTTAAATATAATAATTATAACTTCTGGGAAGGAAATGCATGGACGTATCGTGATTGCTATGAAGCTATCTATAGAGCTAATCAAGTGATCTCTAATGTTCCATCAATTGAATTTAGTGATGAAAATGTTAAAAAGAATCTGTTAGGACAAGCATACTTCCTTAGAGGTTTGTATTATTATAATCTTGCACTATTATGGGGTAGTGGAAATGCAAGTCTGCCAATAGTTCTGGAACCATCAAAACCTGGAGATAAACCACAGGGACATACTGAGACTGAAGTTTATGATCAATCTATATCGGATTTAACAGAAGCTGTAAATTCTTTACCAGAGAGTTGGAATGATTCGGGAAAAGGACGTGCTACTAAAGGTGCTGCCTTAGCATTCAGAGCGAAGTGCTATATGCAGCAACATAAATGGAGTGAAGCTAAAGCTGACCTTTCCTGGTTGGTAACTGGGGGTGGAAAACAGTATTATGATTTAGTTGGTTTTGAAAATAATTTCACAAAAGATAACGAAAATAATGCAGAATCGGTTTTTGAAATTCAGTTCTCTGATGTTCATAAAGCACCTGCCGGAGATGGCGATTTTGATGTTGATCCTAATTTGGGACTTAACCGTGGACAGTTTTTTGCTCCTCCGGGTGTTGGCTGGACTGATGGTGAATTAAGACCCTGGCTTGTAACTGAATTTAAGAAGGAAAAGGACCTGAATGGTAATTTTGACATACGCCTGAAGTATAGTGCATTTTATGAAGGAATGAATAAAGATTTTGCTAACAATAACAAAATATACCGATACGATCTAAATGGTGCTAATGCTAATATCTGGAATGAACCTAACTGGAAAGGACGAGTATTCTTTAGGAAATATGGAAGTGATTATTACCGGGATTATGAAGATTATTATAACCCGACTAATATTAGACTGATACGCTATGCTGATGTTTTGTTAATGTATGCGGAGTGCCTGGCTAATTTGCCGGAAGGCGACCTTAATGAAGCTATTGCAATTGTTGATAGAATTCGTGCAAGAGTAAACATGCCAAAACTGGCTGTAAATCACCCGGATGCAGTGATGAATAAAGCAAACTTCTTAAAACGTTTGCAAATGGAACGTTCATTGGAATTGTGTTCTGAAGGACAACGATGGGCTGATATAAAGCGTTGGGGATTAGTTGATAATGCTTCTGGAATAGAAGAACTGAAACAACGGGATCCTGATTTTAATAATTTTGTAATAGGAAGACATAGGTGCTTGCCAATCCCATCTGATGAGATTAATAATAACAGCAACCTGACTCAAAATCCAAATTACTAA
- a CDS encoding glycoside hydrolase family 43 protein: MKMKYNCLKVIILFSFLSICTSCKSGDVDNENLASVPVPLADPFIMLYNDTYYAYGTSAENGIEVFVSTDLKSWKRPEGTNQGLALHKDDVWADRWFWAPEVYYVKGKFYMYYSADEHICVAVSDSPLGPFKQSVQKPMIEDEKCIDNSLFIDDNGKPYLLFVRFNDGNNIWVAELTDDLLNIKPETMHKCINVSQPWEEVWPRVNEGPFAIKHNNKYYLTYSANSYESPFYGIGCATASDLMGEWKKYDWNPILQKPGDLVGTGHGAIFKDKDGVMRLVFHAHRDKTTIHPRAMYITTVHFEEKNGEDVLSVDKNYITPTLTIKTK, encoded by the coding sequence ATAAAGATGAAATACAATTGTCTCAAAGTTATTATCCTTTTTTCTTTTTTGTCAATATGCACTTCATGTAAGTCCGGTGATGTTGATAATGAGAACTTAGCTTCAGTTCCTGTACCCTTAGCTGATCCTTTTATTATGTTGTATAATGATACGTATTATGCATACGGAACAAGTGCAGAAAATGGGATAGAGGTCTTTGTTTCTACAGATTTAAAGTCGTGGAAACGCCCGGAGGGAACAAATCAGGGGTTAGCGCTGCATAAAGATGATGTGTGGGCTGACAGGTGGTTCTGGGCTCCGGAAGTATATTATGTGAAAGGGAAATTTTATATGTATTATTCCGCCGATGAACACATCTGCGTAGCTGTTTCGGATTCTCCTTTAGGCCCTTTTAAACAATCTGTTCAAAAACCTATGATAGAGGATGAAAAATGTATTGATAATTCACTTTTTATTGATGATAACGGGAAACCTTACCTTTTATTTGTTCGTTTCAACGACGGGAATAATATTTGGGTAGCAGAACTTACTGATGATTTATTGAACATAAAACCTGAGACAATGCATAAGTGTATTAATGTCTCTCAACCTTGGGAAGAAGTATGGCCAAGGGTAAATGAAGGACCTTTTGCAATAAAGCATAATAATAAGTACTACTTGACTTATTCTGCAAATAGTTATGAAAGTCCTTTTTATGGAATAGGCTGTGCCACAGCTTCTGATTTGATGGGAGAATGGAAAAAATATGATTGGAATCCGATACTTCAGAAACCAGGGGATTTGGTTGGTACAGGTCATGGAGCCATTTTTAAGGATAAAGATGGAGTGATGCGTCTTGTCTTTCATGCTCATAGGGATAAAACAACTATTCATCCCCGTGCTATGTATATAACCACAGTACACTTTGAAGAGAAAAATGGGGAGGATGTACTCTCTGTTGATAAAAATTACATAACTCCAACCTTAACGATAAAAACTAAATGA
- a CDS encoding sialidase family protein, with translation MSCTASEEEPFVNKQDDPVDGIRIAWDYNSMQCLAPIGGYPRIRKLTDNSLIVVYDASNGNGELRRSSDSGKSWSEPGIIFRQHTYTNKEGLSTTVNIANSELTQLQNGDLVAACNYRPAKDEIAPFAIVIRRSKDLGVTWSEEQILYEGGSRFTDGCWEPSFLQLPNGDLQIYFANESPYRNSDEQEISVLTSHDNGINWDKDIKTVCFRAGHRDGMPVALISGNEILVSIEDNNVGQFKPYIVRNSISDNWKVPVSGDSPLRESALLKPLSENVYAGAPYLMRIPTGEVLMSYQTTGSRSSNWELSTMEVTIGDKNGHNFSRATRPFDVPLDREAKWNSLSLLDDRTVAAVASTNSFTSSVGVWMIKGHILSDVQARKNTVITDGVLTREEWGDYFPLFVGSKGKSNIQSGICYDENNLYVSLAVHPEGDLIKQVSVSFDPENSCFTMPDKGIYKIDYKSDGGINFYEGNRGEWKKIDSKGIIARVNIGAQQQYTLEFSIPFSALNKIDRKPMRINLMLETSAYKEALINSTPEATCSWMKVVF, from the coding sequence TTGAGCTGTACAGCCTCAGAAGAAGAACCTTTTGTTAACAAACAAGATGATCCGGTTGATGGTATTCGTATTGCATGGGATTATAACTCTATGCAATGTCTTGCTCCTATAGGAGGTTACCCTCGTATACGAAAGTTAACTGATAATTCTTTGATTGTTGTCTATGATGCCTCTAATGGGAACGGAGAACTTCGTCGGAGTTCTGATAGTGGAAAGAGCTGGAGTGAACCGGGAATTATTTTCAGGCAACATACTTATACAAATAAGGAAGGACTTTCAACTACAGTAAATATTGCTAACTCTGAGTTGACACAATTACAAAATGGTGACTTAGTTGCCGCTTGCAATTATCGTCCGGCAAAAGATGAAATCGCACCTTTTGCTATCGTAATTCGCCGAAGTAAAGATTTAGGAGTAACATGGAGCGAAGAACAGATTTTGTATGAAGGAGGGTCTCGTTTCACTGATGGCTGCTGGGAACCTTCTTTCCTGCAGTTACCTAATGGAGATCTTCAGATTTATTTTGCAAATGAAAGTCCGTACCGTAATTCAGATGAACAGGAAATTTCTGTTTTGACTTCACATGATAACGGAATAAACTGGGATAAAGATATTAAAACTGTATGTTTTCGTGCGGGTCACCGTGATGGGATGCCTGTTGCGTTAATCTCCGGAAATGAAATATTAGTTTCAATTGAAGACAATAATGTTGGTCAGTTTAAGCCATATATTGTGCGTAATTCTATTTCTGATAACTGGAAGGTTCCTGTTTCTGGAGACTCCCCTTTGAGAGAATCGGCTTTGTTAAAACCATTATCAGAAAATGTATATGCCGGAGCTCCATATCTAATGAGGATTCCTACAGGGGAAGTCTTGATGTCTTATCAGACAACTGGCTCAAGGTCTTCAAATTGGGAACTTTCAACAATGGAAGTTACAATAGGTGATAAAAATGGGCATAATTTTAGTCGGGCAACAAGGCCCTTTGATGTTCCATTAGACAGAGAAGCAAAATGGAATTCACTTTCTCTTTTAGATGATAGAACTGTTGCTGCTGTTGCATCTACTAATTCTTTCACATCTTCAGTAGGAGTATGGATGATTAAGGGACATATTCTTTCTGATGTGCAAGCCAGAAAAAATACAGTTATTACTGATGGCGTTCTGACTAGAGAGGAATGGGGCGATTATTTTCCTTTGTTTGTAGGATCTAAAGGGAAAAGTAATATTCAATCGGGAATCTGTTATGACGAAAATAATTTATATGTAAGTCTTGCTGTTCATCCTGAAGGAGACCTGATTAAGCAGGTATCTGTTAGCTTTGATCCTGAGAATAGCTGCTTTACAATGCCCGACAAAGGAATATATAAAATTGATTATAAAAGTGACGGGGGTATAAACTTTTATGAAGGGAATAGAGGAGAGTGGAAGAAAATTGATTCTAAAGGGATTATTGCTAGAGTTAATATAGGTGCACAGCAACAATATACTTTAGAGTTTTCAATCCCTTTTTCTGCATTAAACAAAATTGATAGAAAACCTATGCGGATTAATCTTATGCTGGAAACATCTGCATATAAAGAGGCATTGATAAATTCTACACCAGAAGCAACATGTTCCTGGATGAAAGTTGTGTTTTAA
- a CDS encoding family 43 glycosylhydrolase, translated as MKKNLLLLCIVLNSLACSSKEDPQKEADTRYKNPVLNFSLPDPTIIRADDKSFYLYATEDIRNLPIYKSTDLINWKFAGTAFTDNTRPNFEPGGGIWAPDINRINSTYVMYYSMSVWGGEWTCGIGIATANTPAGPFTDWGMLFRSNTINVQNSIDPFYIEDGGRKYLFWGSFHGIYGIELAEDGLSVKPGAEKKQIAGTAYEGTYIHKKDGYYYLFASTGTCCEGLNSTYQTVVGRSENLWGPYVDKSGQEMLNNHHEILIHKNSAFVGTGHNSEIVSDDAGQNWMFYHGVDRKNPEGRVLLLDKVNWVNGWPSVETDSPSIDSERPSFKNNKD; from the coding sequence ATGAAAAAAAATCTGTTATTATTATGCATTGTGCTTAACAGCCTTGCATGTTCTTCAAAAGAAGATCCTCAAAAAGAGGCTGATACAAGATATAAAAATCCTGTTTTAAATTTCAGCCTTCCGGATCCAACAATCATTCGGGCTGATGATAAAAGCTTTTATTTATACGCTACAGAAGATATTCGTAATTTGCCAATTTATAAGTCTACTGATTTAATTAACTGGAAATTTGCAGGCACAGCGTTTACAGATAACACTCGTCCCAATTTTGAACCTGGCGGAGGAATCTGGGCTCCTGATATAAATAGGATTAATAGCACTTATGTGATGTATTATTCGATGTCTGTTTGGGGAGGAGAATGGACCTGTGGCATAGGAATAGCTACAGCGAATACACCTGCCGGACCTTTTACGGACTGGGGAATGTTGTTCAGAAGCAATACTATTAATGTTCAGAATTCTATTGACCCTTTTTATATTGAAGATGGAGGGAGAAAGTATCTTTTTTGGGGTAGTTTTCATGGAATATATGGAATAGAGCTTGCTGAAGACGGACTTTCCGTTAAACCAGGTGCTGAAAAGAAACAGATTGCCGGTACTGCTTATGAAGGCACTTATATTCACAAAAAGGATGGCTATTATTATTTGTTTGCTTCGACAGGAACTTGCTGTGAAGGCTTGAACAGTACTTATCAAACAGTAGTAGGGCGTTCTGAAAATCTTTGGGGACCGTATGTTGATAAGAGTGGACAGGAAATGCTGAACAATCATCATGAGATCTTGATACATAAAAATTCTGCTTTTGTTGGCACGGGACATAATTCGGAAATTGTATCTGATGATGCCGGACAAAACTGGATGTTCTATCACGGCGTTGATAGGAAAAATCCGGAAGGCAGAGTCCTTTTATTGGATAAAGTGAATTGGGTAAATGGGTGGCCTTCAGTGGAGACAGATTCTCCGTCTATTGACTCTGAGCGACCTTCATTTAAAAACAATAAAGATTAA